The Croceicoccus marinus genome contains a region encoding:
- a CDS encoding NAD(P)-dependent oxidoreductase: protein MSQKRIAVFGASGATGRETVRHALRAGLEVVAIDRALPDEADRINGVTYRQADVLQGGLAEAMEGCDAVISTLGVGFSPGNALSPPPLYMDGTRHILDGMEGAGIDRIAVISAAFVIDQPNLPTWFKLTVVPALHNILEQMKEMEALLEERPGLRWTAVRPGWLINKPASGDLLVEEEFLPKLAFRCRMGDLGAFLVDCVQNNLHIRKKPAVGAPEEEKFESPLALGEEFANL, encoded by the coding sequence TTGAGCCAGAAACGCATCGCAGTGTTCGGCGCCAGCGGAGCCACCGGTCGCGAAACCGTGAGACACGCCTTGCGCGCTGGGCTGGAGGTGGTCGCGATCGACCGCGCGCTGCCCGACGAGGCCGACCGCATCAACGGCGTGACCTATCGGCAGGCGGATGTTCTTCAAGGCGGCCTCGCCGAAGCCATGGAAGGTTGCGACGCGGTGATCTCGACGCTGGGCGTCGGTTTCTCGCCCGGCAACGCCTTGTCGCCGCCGCCGCTCTATATGGACGGCACGCGCCATATCCTGGACGGGATGGAGGGGGCCGGGATCGACCGCATCGCGGTGATTTCCGCAGCCTTCGTGATCGATCAGCCCAATCTGCCGACATGGTTCAAGCTGACGGTCGTGCCCGCCCTGCACAACATCCTCGAACAGATGAAGGAAATGGAGGCGCTGCTCGAGGAACGTCCCGGACTTCGCTGGACCGCGGTACGTCCGGGCTGGCTCATCAATAAGCCCGCCTCGGGCGACCTGCTGGTCGAGGAGGAATTCCTTCCAAAACTCGCTTTCCGCTGCCGCATGGGCGATCTCGGCGCCTTTCTGGTCGATTGCGTGCAGAACAATCTTCACATCCGGAAAAAGCCGGCAGTCGGCGCGCCGGAAGAGGAAAAGTTCGAAAGTCCACTGGCGCTCGGAGAGGAATTCGCCAATTTGTAA
- a CDS encoding IS110 family transposase, which produces MGEVVTIGLDIAKSVFKVHGVGAGGEVLIRRRLTRARMLPFFAKLPRCLVGIEACNNSHYWARELTALGHDVKLMPAQHVKPYVKRGKNDAADAEAICEAVTRPTMRFVAVKSPEQQSLMMLHRVRLMLNRQRTQISNAIRAHISEFGVVAPVGRLGVERLLEVVADAGDDRVPEDARLCLQMLAAQLDVVKRQILENDRRVLASARRTELGRRLMEIPGVGPLLASAFVASVADLSVFRTGRDLAAWIGLVPKQNSSGGKDRLGSITRAGNRYLRQMLVVGAMAVIRYAQRHGTKRPWLVQLLARRPAKVAAVALANKNGRMVWALMTSGEHYREPLPMAA; this is translated from the coding sequence ATGGGCGAAGTCGTTACGATCGGTCTGGATATCGCGAAGTCGGTGTTCAAGGTGCATGGTGTTGGAGCAGGTGGCGAGGTGCTGATCCGCCGCCGACTGACGCGAGCCAGGATGCTGCCATTCTTCGCGAAGCTGCCGCGGTGTCTCGTCGGCATCGAGGCGTGCAACAACTCACACTACTGGGCGCGAGAGCTGACCGCACTGGGTCACGACGTGAAGCTGATGCCGGCGCAGCACGTGAAGCCCTACGTCAAGCGTGGGAAGAACGACGCTGCCGATGCGGAAGCGATCTGCGAAGCGGTGACCCGGCCGACGATGCGCTTCGTCGCGGTGAAGAGCCCGGAGCAACAGAGCTTGATGATGCTCCACCGTGTGCGGTTGATGCTGAACCGGCAGCGCACCCAGATCTCGAACGCGATTCGTGCTCATATCTCCGAGTTCGGAGTGGTGGCACCTGTCGGTCGGCTCGGCGTCGAGCGGCTGCTCGAGGTGGTCGCGGATGCCGGTGATGATCGCGTGCCCGAGGATGCCCGCCTCTGTCTGCAGATGCTGGCAGCCCAGCTGGATGTCGTGAAGCGGCAAATCCTCGAGAACGATCGGCGTGTGCTCGCCAGCGCGCGGCGGACCGAACTCGGTCGCAGGCTAATGGAGATCCCCGGCGTGGGCCCGCTCCTTGCGAGTGCGTTCGTTGCCTCGGTTGCCGATCTCAGTGTGTTCAGGACCGGCCGCGACCTGGCGGCTTGGATCGGGCTCGTGCCCAAGCAGAACTCGTCGGGCGGGAAGGACCGGCTCGGCAGCATCACACGCGCTGGTAACCGATACCTGCGGCAGATGCTGGTGGTCGGAGCGATGGCGGTGATCCGTTACGCACAGCGTCACGGCACGAAGCGACCTTGGCTGGTGCAGTTGCTTGCTCGCCGCCCCGCCAAGGTCGCCGCGGTAGCGCTCGCGAACAAGAATGGGCGCATGGTCTGGGCGCTGATGACCAGCGGCGAACATTACCGAGAACCATTGCCGATGGCGGCGTAG